The sequence below is a genomic window from Cryobacterium arcticum.
ACACCGTACTTGATGCCGGTGTTCTCCAGCAGAACCTTCACGACCGCCGCGAGGGCGTTCGTGGTGCAGCTGGCCATGCTGATGATCTTGTGGGTGTCGGCGTCGAAGTCGTCGAGGTTGATGCCCGGCAGCAGCACCGCGTCGCAGTCGGCGGCGGTCTTACTCGGGCCGCTGATCAGCACCCGCGTCGCGCCGTTCTCCAGGTGGCGGGTCGCCGCTTCCCGGGTGACGCCGCGGCCGCTGCAGTCGATGACCAGGTCGACGCCCAGGGCGCGCCAGTCGGGCAGGGCCTCCCGGGAATTCACGTAGCTGATCTTCCGGCCGTCGATGGAGATGGACGCGTCGTCCTCGGAGGCGACTCCCGGCCAGCGACCGTAGTTGGTGTCGACCTCGAGCAGGGCCGCGAGGGTGCCGGCCGGTGCGATGTCGCACACGACGGTCGGAAAGAAGAGGTCGTTGCGCACGGCGCTGCGCAGCAGCTGGCGCCCGATGCGCCCGAAACCGTAGATGGCAATGTTGGTCATGGTGTGTGCCTTTCGTCAGGGAATGGAGTACCGGCCGATTCGTCGGGACACGACCCGGCGGTCAATCTGCGGCGTCGCGGACCGGCCACGGGACACGCGACGTCATCGTCGCTCATCCTCTGGCCGGTTCCGGGCGCTGTCAATGAAAACTGTCGTGAACGTTCGGGAGGGTCGGCCGGGACCTACACCAGTCCACTTGCCGCGGCCACGGCTTTACCTGGGGGGCGATCACGTAAGCCTGCGGATCCATGCCCGGATCGGGCACCCGTCCGCTCACGGCCGTGCCCGGCCATTCAGCCGAAGCTGACGGCTCCGTCTGCCGCGACGTGCCAGCCGGGGTTGTGTGCGATCTCCCAGATGATGCCGTTGGGGTCCTGCACGTGGGCGTGGAAGATGCCGCCGAACGCACCGTCCTGCGGGGCCTTGATCACCCGGCCGCCCGCGGCGGTCATCGCCGTGACCACGGCGTGCACCTCGTCTGGACCCCCGACGTTGTGCGAGAGGGTCACGCCCGATACGACGGAGTGGTCAGTTCCGGTGGCGAGGTCCCGGTTGAACTTCTCGGCGTCGAAGAGGCCGAGCACCGTGCCGGGGGCGACCTGGTAGAAGATGATCTCGCCCGGCACATCGACCAGTGGAGTCCAGCCCAGCGCCGTGGAGTAGAAGCTCCGCGCCGCGGCCAGGTCCGCCGTGGCGAAGGTGATGACGTGCACGTTCTGGTTCACGGGGCCTCCGTTGCCAGAACCGAGGGCTTGGGGGCGGTGTAGCCCTTGCTTCCGAGGTTCTCGACGGCAGCCTGCAGGATCTCCTTGCGGCGCGCGAGCGTCTGCGGTCGCGGGCCGCACTGTCGTCGTTCTGTGACTGTCAAGGTCGTCACCTCTTCCATCGGAGGGTTCGCTACCGGATTCTACGCGCCGCCGGTGGGCCCGTTCCGCACGGTGTGCGGGTCGAGAGACCGCCGGGTGCGGATGGGCCAGGAGCGCTGTCTAGGCTGTACCCATGGCCACAGTCATCCTCGTGCGGCACGGACGCACCACCGCCAACGCCACCGGCATGCTGGCCGGCCGCACCGCCGGAGTGCTGCTCGACGACATCGGGAGGGAGCAGGCGCGCCTGACCGGGACCCGGCTGGCCGTGGTGCCGGTCGTGGGTGTGGTGTCCAGTCCGCTGGAGCGCTGCCGGGAGACCGCGGAGTGGATTCTCAACGAGCAGACCGGAACTCCCGTGACGCCTGTGGAGGACGACCTCACGGAGTGCGACTACGGCGACTGGCAGGGCCGCTCGCTCAGCGATCTCTCCACCGAGAAACTGTGGTCGGTGGTGCAGACGCAGCCCTCCGCCGTCACCTTCCCCAACGGCGAGGCGATGGCCACCATGCAGTCCCGCTCGGTCGCCGCGATCCGCCGCCTCGACGCGGCCTTCGAGGCCGAGCACGGCCCCGGCGCGGTGTGGGTGGCGGTGAGTCACGGCGACATCATCAAGTCGATCCTGGCCGACGCACTGGGTATGCACCTGGACCTGTTCCAGCGCATCAACGTGGGCCCGGCATCCGTCTCGATCGTGCGGTACGGCGCCAACCGGCCGAGCGTGATCGCCACCAACACGGATGCCGGCGACCTCTCCTGGCTGGCCGCGAGCACGTCCGCGGGCGACGCGCCGGTCGGCGGCGGGGCCGGACACCAGACGCCGCCGGCCTCACGCGCCTAAAATATCTCCATGCCTACAATCGTCCATGAGTTCGCCTGGCCGGATCGGGTCGTCATCGGTACGGTCGGTCCGCCCGGCTTCCGCACCTTCTACCTGCAGGTGCGCACCGGGCCGCGCATCGTCAGCATCGCGCTGGAGAAACAGCAGTCGGCACTGGTCGCCGAGAAGATCGACGAGATCCTCGACCAGCTGATGGCCCACGAGGGCAACCCGTTCAGCATCCCCACCAGCACCCCGGTCGAACTTGTCGACAACGATCCGCTGGAGCAGCCTGTTGAGGAAGAGTTCCGCACGGCCGCCATGAGCCTGGGCTGGGACCCGTCGACGGTGCAGATCGTGCTCGAGGCGTACCGGTTCGACGACGAGGGCACCCCCGAACTCGACCCGGAGGCTCTCGAACCGGGGGAGACCCTGATGGTGCGGATGCCTGTGGGAACCGCCCGCGCGTTCGCCAAACGCACCCGCGAGGTCGTGGGTGCCGGCCGGCCCATGTGCCCGCTCTGTGGCAACCCGATCGACCCCGACGGTCATATCTGCCCGCTGCCCGGCGACTGATGCCGCCGGAGGACGATCTGCTCGCCGGTGCCCTCGACCTCACCGGCCGGATCACGACGGCGTCCAACGCCACCTTCTTCGGCACCATCGACGGAGTCGCCGTGGTGTACAAACCCGTGGCCGGGGAGAGCCCGCTCTGGGACTTCCCCGATGGCGACCTGGCCAGCCGCGAGGTGGCGGCCTACCTGGTCTCGCAGACGTTCGGCTGGAACGTCGTGCCGCGCACCTGGCTCCGCGACGGACCGATGGGTCCGGGCATGGTGCAGCTGTGGCAGGACGCCGATCCTGAGCAGGACGCCGTCGACCTTGTGTCGTCCGACGCCGTGCCCGACGATTGGCGCCGGGTGCTCGAGGGCCGGGACGAAAACGACCGGCTGGTCTCGCTCATCCACGAAGACACGACGGCGCTGCGCCGGATGGCCGTCTTTGACATCGTGGTGAACAACGCCGACCGCAAGGGTGCGCACATCCTGCCGATGAGCGACGGGCACCGGCACGGCGTCGACCACGGTCTTACCTTCCACACCGACCACAAGCTACGCACCGTGCTCTGGGGCTGGATCGGCGACGAGCTCAGCGCCGACGAACTCGCCGGCATCGACCGGGTCAGCGCGGCCCTGGACGGCGACCTCGGCGACATCCTGGCCGGCCTGCTCACCCCGGCCGAGCTGGCCGCCCTGGCCGCCCGCTGCGACCGGTTGCGCACCCGTGCCCGCTTCCCCGAACCGGAGGGCGAGATGCCTGCGGTGCCCTGGCCGCTGTTCTGACCTGCCGCCTGCACCGGGTCCGGGTGGATGCTCTGACGCCCGCTGGCACCGGCCGACGCCGGTTCGTGTCACGCTAGACACATGGATCTCGAGGTGTCGCCCACGCTGACGATTCCGGCGACGGAACTCGGTTGGCGGTTTTCCCGGTCGTCGGGCCCCGGCGGCCAGCACGTGAACACCTCGGACAGTCGGGTGCAGGTGTCCTGGAACATCGCCGAGTCAGACGTGCTCACCGACGACCAGCGGATGCTGCTGCTCGACCGCCTGGACCGGCGTCTGGTCGGCGGGGTGGTCACCATCGCCGCCTCCGAGCAGCGCTCCCAGCTGCGCAACCGGGAGATCGCGTTGGTGAAGCTCGCCGAGCTCGTGGACGCAGCGCTGGCGCCGGACGGGCCCAGCCGCCGGGCGACCAAGCCCACCCGTGGCTCTGGGCGGCGTCACCTCGCCGCGAAGCAGCAGCGCTCGGCCACCAAGCAGAACCGCCGCCGCCCCGCCGCCGAGTAGCCCCGTCCACATCCGCGAACTGTGAGCAAAGCCCCGGGATTTTCGGGGGTTAGCTCACGGTTCGCGAACTGGGGGACAGGTCTTGGGCGATGGTGTTCGCCCAGGCGTCGATGGCCGACCAGTCCCGGAAGTCGCCGTCCGGCAGGATCTTCTCCACGGCCGGCATCTTGCTGACCAGCCGGTCCCGGCCGCGGAGCCCGGCGATGTTCATCGCCCCGTAGAACACCTGCGTGCCCCGCGGCGTGAGGGAGTCCGTGAACTCGGCGAACTGCTTCGGCACCGCCTGGGTCAGCATGTCGCGACCCTGGTCATCCGTCTTCTCGGTGCCGAGCGGGCCGCTGCTGAACAGCCACAGGGGTCGTTGGGCTAGCAGGTCCCGGTGGTGCTGCACGAACCGGGTGGCGTCCTTGCGCCACGACCCCATGTACGCGGATGCGCCGATCACGAACGCGTCGAAGCGGGACGGGTCGTGCACATCTCGAACCGGGTGCACTTCCGCGTCGACGCCTGCCGATTGCAGGGCGGCGGCGATGCGCTCGGCGATGCCCTCGGTGGCGCCGTACTTGCTCGAATATCCGACGAGTACCGTCATGATTTCCTCCTGGGTTGTGCCTGCTGGGGTGGATGCTAGGGGCGCGGGCGGCGGGCCCGGATGATGAGCTTGCCCAGCTCGCCGAGCAGTAGGAGCAGCACGGCGGGTGCCAGGCAGAGCAGCCATTGCGCACCGGTGAGGGCGACGGTGGCGAACGCATCCTGCAGCACCCGGATCTGGGTGATCAGCAGCGAGCCGACGACGGCCCAGGCGAACGCCCAGAGCAGCTTGGGGTTGGCGAGGGTGGACGGGCCGAACGCGCTCTCGGTGGGGTAGCGCAGGTTGAGTGCCACGGCGATGTTCATGAGACTGAGCGCCACCAGCGCCATGGTCTGGCCGAGCACCAGGGAGTCGTAGCTGGTCTTGCCGATCTGCACCAGCACCAGGGCGGCCGCGGCCATGTACAGGCCCGTGATGAGCAGGCGGATCATCATGGAGCGCACGATGATCGGCTGGTTGAACGGGCGGGGTTTCTTGTCCATGATGCCCGGGGTGGAGAGGTCCAGGCCCATCACGGCGCCGATCGGCGCGACGACGGCCAGATGGATCCAGAGCACCTGGGCGGGGCTGAGAAGTGCGGTGCCGGCGATGGCGAACAGCGACGACCCGATGAACGCGAGGATGAACATGAACAGGTTGGCGACCTGGATACGGATGAACTTCTGCAGGTTGTCGTAGACCAGGCGGCCCTCTCCCACCGCAGCGATGATGGTGGCGAAGTTGTCGTCGGCCAGGATCATCTTGGCCGCCCCCTTGGCCACATCGGTGCCGGTGATACCCATGGCGATGCCGATGTCAGCCGCAGCGATGGCGGGCGCGTCGTTCACGCCGTCCCCGGTCATGGCCACGATGTTGCCGCGGCGGCGCAGCACCTCCACCAGGCGTACCTTGTGCTCGGGCGCCACGCGGGCGATCACGCCGATCGACTCGACCCGGTTGTCCGCCTCGGCGTCGCTCATGGCGGCGAATTCCGCTCCGGTCACCGCGTCACCCGGGATGCCCAGCTCGGTGGCGATCGCCGCCGCCGTCACGGCGTGGTCGCCGGTGATCATCCGCACCCGGATGCCCGCACGCTTGGCCTCGGCGATCGCGGCGACGGCCTCAGCACGGGGAGGGTCGACCTCCCCGATCAGTGCGCACAGCTCCAGGTTCTGCATCAGGGCCATCAGGTCGCCCATGGGGTCGAAGGTGGCCGGGTCGAACTCCCGCTGCGCCAGGGCCAGCACGCGGCGGCCCTGGCTGGCGATGCGCTCGTTCTCGGCGAGCACCAGGCCGCGCCCCTCCTCGGTGAGCGGCGCGCCCCGGCCGCCGGGCATCCGGCCGCTCGTCGACCGGGCCAGGAGCACATCCGGCGCCCCCTTCACGTAGGCCCGGATGACCGGGCTGCCATCGGAGCCGGGCATCCGGTGGAAAGTGGCCATGAACTTGTAGTCGGAGTCGAACGGCACAGACGCCACCCGCGGGTGACTGCGGCGGAACTCCCGCACATCGACGCCGCCCTTCTGCGCGAGCACGTAGAGCGCCGCCTCGGTGGGGTCGCCGATCACCTGGCCGTTCTGGATGTCGGAGTCGTTGCACAGGGCGCAGGAGAACATCACGTAGTCCAGGTCGCGTTCGGCGTCGCCGACCGTGCGCTGCACCTGCCCGTCGAAGTCGTAGCCCTCTCCGGTGACGGTGTAGCGGTGCTGCACGGTGCTGATCTCCCGCACCGTCATCTGGTTGAGGGTGAGGGTGCCGGTCTTGTCGGAGTTGATCGCCGAGGTGGAGCCGAGGGTCTCGACCGCGGGCAGCACCTTCATGATGGCGTTCTTCTTAGCCATGTTCACCGACCCCACGCTGAGGATCGTGGTGACCACCGCGGGCAGGGCGTCGGGGATCGAGCCCACGGCGAGCGCCACCCCGATGCCGAACAGCACCGTGAACGACTCGCCCTGGATCAGGCCCGTGATCACGATCACCAGGAACGCGAACAGGGCCGCGAAGATGATGAACAGGGTGAGCCGGTCGACCTGCTTGGTCAGCGGGGTCTTCTCCACGGTCTGCTCGGCGAGCAGGTTGGCGATGTGCCCCACCTCGGAGCCCATTCCGGTGGTGGTGACGAGGATCTCGCC
It includes:
- a CDS encoding DUF3090 domain-containing protein, whose product is MPTIVHEFAWPDRVVIGTVGPPGFRTFYLQVRTGPRIVSIALEKQQSALVAEKIDEILDQLMAHEGNPFSIPTSTPVELVDNDPLEQPVEEEFRTAAMSLGWDPSTVQIVLEAYRFDDEGTPELDPEALEPGETLMVRMPVGTARAFAKRTREVVGAGRPMCPLCGNPIDPDGHICPLPGD
- a CDS encoding MSMEG_4193 family putative phosphomutase — encoded protein: MATVILVRHGRTTANATGMLAGRTAGVLLDDIGREQARLTGTRLAVVPVVGVVSSPLERCRETAEWILNEQTGTPVTPVEDDLTECDYGDWQGRSLSDLSTEKLWSVVQTQPSAVTFPNGEAMATMQSRSVAAIRRLDAAFEAEHGPGAVWVAVSHGDIIKSILADALGMHLDLFQRINVGPASVSIVRYGANRPSVIATNTDAGDLSWLAASTSAGDAPVGGGAGHQTPPASRA
- a CDS encoding flavodoxin domain-containing protein codes for the protein MTVLVGYSSKYGATEGIAERIAAALQSAGVDAEVHPVRDVHDPSRFDAFVIGASAYMGSWRKDATRFVQHHRDLLAQRPLWLFSSGPLGTEKTDDQGRDMLTQAVPKQFAEFTDSLTPRGTQVFYGAMNIAGLRGRDRLVSKMPAVEKILPDGDFRDWSAIDAWANTIAQDLSPSSRTVS
- a CDS encoding type I glyceraldehyde-3-phosphate dehydrogenase, which translates into the protein MTNIAIYGFGRIGRQLLRSAVRNDLFFPTVVCDIAPAGTLAALLEVDTNYGRWPGVASEDDASISIDGRKISYVNSREALPDWRALGVDLVIDCSGRGVTREAATRHLENGATRVLISGPSKTAADCDAVLLPGINLDDFDADTHKIISMASCTTNALAAVVKVLLENTGIKYGVFSTVHAYTNTQSLTDQPMASRRDSWAGAENIIPSSSGAAKALGFIWPDLKITGKAYRVPVRTGSIVELNVLPDREISTEALRDLFRAAATTGPLAGILDVFEDEWTSARIVGDPHSSIVDLPLTQSFNGMVSVAAWYDNEAGFSMRLAETAARLAR
- a CDS encoding VOC family protein translates to MNQNVHVITFATADLAAARSFYSTALGWTPLVDVPGEIIFYQVAPGTVLGLFDAEKFNRDLATGTDHSVVSGVTLSHNVGGPDEVHAVVTAMTAAGGRVIKAPQDGAFGGIFHAHVQDPNGIIWEIAHNPGWHVAADGAVSFG
- a CDS encoding SCO1664 family protein, with translation MPPEDDLLAGALDLTGRITTASNATFFGTIDGVAVVYKPVAGESPLWDFPDGDLASREVAAYLVSQTFGWNVVPRTWLRDGPMGPGMVQLWQDADPEQDAVDLVSSDAVPDDWRRVLEGRDENDRLVSLIHEDTTALRRMAVFDIVVNNADRKGAHILPMSDGHRHGVDHGLTFHTDHKLRTVLWGWIGDELSADELAGIDRVSAALDGDLGDILAGLLTPAELAALAARCDRLRTRARFPEPEGEMPAVPWPLF
- the arfB gene encoding alternative ribosome rescue aminoacyl-tRNA hydrolase ArfB, translating into MDLEVSPTLTIPATELGWRFSRSSGPGGQHVNTSDSRVQVSWNIAESDVLTDDQRMLLLDRLDRRLVGGVVTIAASEQRSQLRNREIALVKLAELVDAALAPDGPSRRATKPTRGSGRRHLAAKQQRSATKQNRRRPAAE
- a CDS encoding cation-translocating P-type ATPase; translation: MTDKARTMPAAPTVSWFAVPGAEAAERLGVRPDEGLSSAEAQQRLKQYGSNVLAEVKPESVWTKFFKHYRDYMQIVLVGAALVSLLIGEFRTAVGLTVLTLFNAWLGYRQENKAEAAAASLGSMMKAVAKVRRDGDVTEVPADQLVPGDIVVVDAGDRVPADGRVLVAATLQVEEGALTGESVAVEKDSAVIDRPDVALGDRVNLVFMNTNVTRGHGEILVTTTGMGSEVGHIANLLAEQTVEKTPLTKQVDRLTLFIIFAALFAFLVIVITGLIQGESFTVLFGIGVALAVGSIPDALPAVVTTILSVGSVNMAKKNAIMKVLPAVETLGSTSAINSDKTGTLTLNQMTVREISTVQHRYTVTGEGYDFDGQVQRTVGDAERDLDYVMFSCALCNDSDIQNGQVIGDPTEAALYVLAQKGGVDVREFRRSHPRVASVPFDSDYKFMATFHRMPGSDGSPVIRAYVKGAPDVLLARSTSGRMPGGRGAPLTEEGRGLVLAENERIASQGRRVLALAQREFDPATFDPMGDLMALMQNLELCALIGEVDPPRAEAVAAIAEAKRAGIRVRMITGDHAVTAAAIATELGIPGDAVTGAEFAAMSDAEADNRVESIGVIARVAPEHKVRLVEVLRRRGNIVAMTGDGVNDAPAIAAADIGIAMGITGTDVAKGAAKMILADDNFATIIAAVGEGRLVYDNLQKFIRIQVANLFMFILAFIGSSLFAIAGTALLSPAQVLWIHLAVVAPIGAVMGLDLSTPGIMDKKPRPFNQPIIVRSMMIRLLITGLYMAAAALVLVQIGKTSYDSLVLGQTMALVALSLMNIAVALNLRYPTESAFGPSTLANPKLLWAFAWAVVGSLLITQIRVLQDAFATVALTGAQWLLCLAPAVLLLLLGELGKLIIRARRPRP